A portion of the Mesobacillus jeotgali genome contains these proteins:
- a CDS encoding MarR family winged helix-turn-helix transcriptional regulator, with the protein MDFLLSKDVYEYLAEFRYQLRKFQKFSETAAQNMGITGQQHQLMLAIKGFPGRDYATPRELAERLQVTHHSCVGLIDRCEESGLVSRRKNPEDGRSIFVEVTEKGVGILEGLSEIHLDEIKRIGLFKEQLLNKNR; encoded by the coding sequence GTGGATTTTTTGTTAAGTAAAGATGTGTATGAATACCTCGCAGAGTTCCGTTACCAGTTGAGAAAGTTCCAGAAGTTCAGTGAAACCGCGGCACAAAATATGGGTATTACTGGCCAGCAGCATCAGTTAATGCTGGCCATAAAGGGTTTCCCAGGCAGGGACTATGCAACCCCGAGGGAGCTGGCAGAGCGCCTGCAGGTTACCCACCATTCATGCGTAGGCCTGATCGACCGATGTGAAGAATCGGGGCTTGTCTCACGCAGGAAGAACCCTGAAGACGGCAGGAGTATATTTGTTGAAGTCACTGAAAAAGGAGTGGGAATTCTTGAGGGCTTGTCTGAAATCCATCTTGATGAAATAAAACGGATAGGATTATTTAAGGAACAGCTTTTGAATAAAAATAGATAA
- a CDS encoding response regulator — protein sequence MIRVLIVDDDPMVAEFNRRYLQEVNGFTLAGIVHNVKDAREFLESEKIDLILLDVYMPGATGLDLLRFIREKNISADVILITAAADKENIQTALRYGALDYLIKPFEFERFNQALLQYKEKYHFFENHHMLRQEDIDVRILSTEPKSAGAFIEHLPKGLTSSTLESIIKVIQTKKNLQFSTDDISEITLISRVSVRKYLKFLTDLGILEESLTYGVGRPGYLYRLREDKLGQLNRFV from the coding sequence ATGATCAGGGTATTGATCGTCGATGATGATCCAATGGTCGCAGAATTTAACAGGCGTTATCTGCAAGAAGTGAATGGTTTCACTCTTGCTGGCATTGTCCATAACGTGAAGGATGCCAGGGAATTTCTTGAATCCGAAAAGATAGACCTCATCCTGCTGGATGTCTATATGCCTGGCGCTACAGGGCTCGATTTGCTCCGTTTTATCAGGGAGAAGAACATCTCAGCCGATGTCATACTGATTACAGCCGCGGCAGACAAAGAAAACATTCAAACAGCACTCCGGTACGGGGCTTTGGACTACTTAATCAAGCCTTTTGAGTTTGAAAGATTTAATCAGGCCCTATTGCAATATAAAGAAAAATATCATTTCTTTGAGAATCATCACATGCTTAGACAGGAAGACATTGATGTCCGTATTTTAAGTACTGAACCAAAATCGGCAGGTGCATTTATTGAACACCTGCCAAAAGGGTTAACGAGCAGCACTTTGGAATCCATCATCAAAGTCATTCAAACAAAAAAGAACCTTCAGTTTTCAACCGATGATATATCTGAAATCACCCTTATTTCAAGAGTATCTGTCCGTAAATACCTGAAATTTTTAACGGATCTCGGCATTCTTGAAGAGTCTTTAACATATGGTGTTGGCCGGCCTGGCTATTTGTACAGATTAAGGGAAGACAAGCTGGGTCAGTTGAATAGATTCGTTTAA
- the dcuS gene encoding DcuS/MalK family sensor histidine kinase produces the protein MITDLLISNSVSENIRKSQEEKALIVARTVSKSHIVINALEDRESSAAIQDYTKEIQTATNVLFIVVMDMNGIRLSHPNQELIGKAFVGGDEKAALKGKEYVSTSRGTLGKSVRGFTPIYNDKNEQIGAAAVGISLKSLETALGRSHKNIIIVTFLGLLIGTIGAIMLARYIKKILLGLEPFAISRILEERSTMLQSVHEGIIAVDHTSTITLVNKSALQIFKKAGLSQKPVGMKIYDYMPSTRLDHVLKTGQPELDEEQTINGVSILVNRVPLIVNGEVVGAISTFRDKTEVNQLAEQLTGVRTYAEALRAQSHEFMNRLHVISGMVQLKSYDQLTAFIRTLVDYRNQEFGSITQHIKDPALAGFIMGKLSYAREAKVDLSIECTSIIPEPAENKTTHELITILGNLIDNAIEAIEDSEDKTVEVNFSYKDEWLTIEVFDSGPGISSEQQKEIFRKGFSTKGKNRGYGLYLVQKSIMDLGGELVIDSKLLLGTNFYIKIPYEAKEVGK, from the coding sequence ATGATTACAGATTTGTTAATTAGCAATTCTGTTAGCGAAAACATAAGAAAAAGTCAGGAAGAGAAGGCTTTAATTGTTGCAAGGACCGTCTCCAAATCTCATATCGTCATTAATGCATTGGAGGATAGGGAAAGCTCAGCTGCCATCCAGGATTATACAAAGGAAATCCAAACGGCAACGAATGTTTTGTTTATAGTTGTTATGGATATGAACGGAATCCGCCTGTCCCACCCAAATCAGGAGCTGATTGGCAAGGCATTTGTAGGAGGAGATGAAAAGGCTGCACTGAAAGGAAAGGAATATGTCTCCACCTCACGTGGGACACTTGGAAAATCAGTGCGCGGTTTTACACCGATTTACAATGACAAAAATGAACAAATCGGCGCAGCGGCAGTTGGCATATCGCTTAAAAGCCTGGAGACAGCTCTTGGACGCAGCCATAAGAACATCATCATTGTTACTTTTCTTGGTTTGCTTATAGGGACTATCGGCGCAATCATGCTGGCCAGATATATAAAGAAAATTCTCCTGGGTCTTGAGCCCTTTGCCATTTCGAGGATTCTCGAGGAAAGAAGTACGATGCTTCAGTCTGTGCATGAAGGCATTATTGCAGTAGACCATACCTCAACGATTACTTTAGTGAACAAATCTGCTTTGCAAATTTTTAAAAAGGCCGGTCTCTCACAAAAGCCTGTCGGGATGAAAATTTATGACTATATGCCATCAACAAGATTAGATCATGTATTGAAAACGGGTCAGCCTGAACTGGATGAGGAACAAACAATCAATGGTGTTTCGATTCTTGTCAACAGGGTTCCTCTTATCGTAAATGGTGAGGTTGTCGGGGCCATTTCAACTTTCCGTGATAAAACCGAAGTGAACCAGCTTGCTGAACAGCTCACGGGAGTCAGGACATATGCGGAAGCACTTCGGGCACAATCGCATGAATTCATGAACCGCCTCCATGTTATATCTGGTATGGTCCAATTGAAGTCATACGACCAGCTGACAGCGTTTATCCGTACATTGGTTGATTACCGTAATCAGGAATTCGGCAGCATTACTCAACATATCAAGGATCCTGCCCTGGCTGGCTTTATCATGGGAAAGTTGAGCTATGCCCGGGAAGCAAAGGTTGACCTTTCAATAGAATGCACCAGCATCATACCTGAGCCTGCAGAAAATAAGACAACCCATGAACTGATTACGATTCTCGGCAACCTGATTGATAATGCCATTGAGGCCATAGAAGACAGCGAAGATAAAACTGTTGAGGTGAATTTTTCATACAAAGATGAATGGTTGACGATTGAAGTCTTTGATTCTGGTCCCGGAATATCAAGTGAGCAGCAAAAAGAGATTTTTAGAAAAGGATTTTCAACAAAAGGGAAAAACCGCGGTTATGGGTTATACTTAGTTCAAAAAAGTATAATGGATCTGGGCGGAGAGTTAGTCATTGACTCAAAATTATTACTGGGGACAAATTTCTATATAAAGATTCCATACGAAGCAAAAGAGGTGGGGAAATGA
- a CDS encoding dicarboxylate/amino acid:cation symporter: MRINFKSLTTQVIIGIFLGITVGFIFPEFGSQLKVLADIFIKLVKMVIAPIIFLTIVIGIAGMGDLKKVGKIGGKALLYFEIVSTIALAIGIIVANVIKAGHGIDAKAGKGDVSQYTKAAEETSHGFMDFVLSIVPDSFIGAFTGGQLLPVLLLAILFGASLAHLGKTGKPVLEFFEKIADVFFGIVNIIMKVSPFAAFGAMAYTIGEFGISSLVYLGKLMGSVYLTMALFIVLVLGGIAKLYGFSIFKFIAYIKEEILLVIGTSSSEAALPKMMEKLEKYGCSKPVVGLVLPTGYSFNLDGTSIYLSMAALFIAQAYGVDLSIWQQITLLGVLMLTSKGAAGVTGSGFVTLAATLAVFPSIPVEGMALILGVDRFMSEARAITNLIGNGVATVVISKTEGEFNPVKEAVQNKVSA; this comes from the coding sequence GTGAGAATTAACTTTAAAAGTCTTACTACACAGGTTATCATTGGTATTTTTCTCGGTATCACAGTCGGTTTTATTTTTCCTGAATTTGGTTCACAGCTGAAAGTACTTGCAGACATATTTATTAAACTAGTAAAAATGGTCATCGCACCAATCATTTTCCTGACAATTGTCATCGGGATTGCAGGTATGGGAGACTTAAAGAAAGTCGGTAAAATTGGCGGAAAGGCACTGCTATATTTTGAAATTGTTTCGACTATTGCCCTGGCAATCGGAATCATCGTCGCGAATGTGATCAAGGCAGGACATGGAATTGATGCCAAAGCAGGTAAAGGCGATGTTTCTCAGTATACAAAGGCTGCGGAGGAAACAAGCCACGGTTTTATGGATTTTGTTCTTTCAATCGTACCTGATAGCTTCATAGGCGCATTTACAGGCGGCCAGCTTCTGCCGGTATTGTTGCTTGCTATACTATTTGGTGCTTCACTCGCACATTTAGGCAAAACGGGTAAACCAGTCCTTGAATTCTTTGAAAAAATTGCTGATGTTTTCTTCGGAATCGTCAACATCATCATGAAGGTGTCTCCATTTGCGGCTTTCGGAGCAATGGCCTATACAATTGGCGAATTTGGAATCAGCTCTCTAGTGTATCTTGGCAAATTGATGGGCTCTGTCTACCTGACAATGGCACTCTTTATTGTTCTTGTACTTGGAGGCATTGCGAAGCTTTACGGTTTCAGCATCTTTAAATTCATTGCTTATATAAAAGAAGAAATCCTTCTTGTAATTGGAACATCATCTTCTGAAGCTGCTCTTCCTAAAATGATGGAAAAGCTTGAGAAATACGGCTGTTCAAAGCCTGTTGTAGGACTTGTGCTTCCAACTGGATATTCCTTTAACCTTGACGGGACATCGATTTATCTTTCGATGGCGGCACTATTCATTGCCCAGGCCTATGGTGTTGACCTTAGCATCTGGCAGCAGATTACACTCCTCGGAGTATTGATGCTGACTTCAAAAGGCGCAGCAGGCGTAACAGGGTCTGGCTTCGTGACACTTGCAGCAACACTTGCGGTGTTCCCATCCATACCTGTTGAAGGAATGGCGCTCATCCTCGGAGTTGACCGCTTTATGTCAGAGGCGCGTGCCATTACGAACCTTATCGGCAACGGTGTTGCAACAGTTGTAATCTCTAAGACTGAGGGGGAATTTAACCCTGTAAAAGAGGCAGTCCAGAACAAGGTATCTGCGTAA